A portion of the Bacteroides faecium genome contains these proteins:
- a CDS encoding thymidine kinase: MVLFSEDHIQETKRRGRIEVICGSMFSGKTEELIRRMKRAKFARQRVEIFKPAIDTRYSEEDVVSHDSHSIASTPIDSSASILLFTSEIDVVGIDEAQFFDSGLIDVCNQLANNGVRVIIAGLDMDFKGNPFGPMPQLCAIADEVSKVHAICVKCGELASFSHRTVKNDKQVFLGETAEYEPLCRQCYLRALEEDGQKI; encoded by the coding sequence ATGGTATTATTTTCAGAAGACCACATACAGGAGACTAAAAGAAGAGGTAGAATCGAAGTTATCTGCGGCTCTATGTTCTCAGGAAAGACAGAAGAACTGATTCGCAGAATGAAACGGGCAAAATTTGCACGTCAGCGTGTGGAGATATTCAAACCGGCTATCGACACCCGTTATTCGGAAGAGGACGTCGTTTCACACGACAGCCATTCCATCGCTTCCACTCCTATTGATTCATCGGCAAGTATCCTGCTGTTTACTTCCGAAATAGATGTGGTAGGCATCGACGAAGCGCAATTTTTCGACAGCGGACTGATAGACGTATGCAATCAGCTTGCAAATAATGGAGTTCGCGTCATTATTGCAGGCTTGGATATGGACTTCAAAGGGAATCCTTTCGGACCGATGCCACAGCTTTGTGCCATAGCCGATGAAGTATCCAAGGTGCATGCCATCTGCGTAAAATGCGGAGAACTGGCATCATTCTCACATCGTACAGTCAAGAACGACAAGCAAGTCTTTTTGGGTGAAACTGCGGAATACGAGCCTCTTTGCAGGCAATGCTACCTCCGGGCGTTGGAAGAGGACGGGCAAAAGATATAA
- a CDS encoding AI-2E family transporter, producing MERKKITFDSFIRGAIGCVMVVGVLMLVERLSGVLLPFFIAWLIAYMVYPLVKFFQYRLKLKSRILSIFCSLFLISIIGVALFYLLVPPMVSEIGRMNDLLVSYLTNGGGSNVPKTLSEFVHENLDLVALNRMLSEENILAAIKETVPKMWTLLAESINILFSILASFIILLYVIFILLDYEAIAEGWLHLLPNKYRKFASNLVYDVQDGMNRYFRGQALVAFCVGILFSIGFLIIDFPMAIALGLFIGALNMVPYLQIIGFLPTIVLAILKAADTGQNFWIIIACALAVFAIVQIIQDTLLVPKIMGKITGLNPAIILLSLSIWGSLMGMLGMIIALPLTTLMLSYYQRFIINKEKIKYDEAEITDNQETSGIEKK from the coding sequence ATGGAAAGGAAAAAGATAACATTCGACAGTTTTATACGTGGTGCCATCGGATGCGTGATGGTGGTAGGAGTCTTAATGCTTGTAGAACGACTGAGCGGAGTGCTATTACCTTTCTTTATTGCCTGGCTGATTGCTTATATGGTTTATCCGTTAGTCAAGTTCTTCCAGTACAGGCTAAAACTGAAAAGCCGTATCCTTTCCATTTTCTGCTCTCTATTTCTGATTAGTATTATCGGAGTAGCGCTGTTCTATCTGCTGGTTCCGCCTATGGTTTCCGAAATAGGCAGGATGAATGATTTATTAGTGAGCTATCTCACGAATGGCGGCGGCAGCAATGTCCCCAAAACACTTTCCGAATTTGTCCATGAGAATCTCGACTTGGTTGCATTAAACAGAATGTTGAGCGAAGAGAATATTCTTGCCGCAATCAAGGAAACTGTACCCAAGATGTGGACTTTACTTGCAGAATCCATTAATATCCTGTTCAGTATCCTTGCTTCCTTTATCATATTATTATATGTAATCTTTATATTACTGGATTATGAAGCCATAGCCGAAGGATGGTTGCACCTGCTTCCCAACAAATACCGCAAATTCGCTTCCAACCTGGTTTATGATGTACAGGACGGCATGAACAGATATTTCCGTGGGCAGGCATTGGTCGCATTCTGCGTAGGTATTCTTTTCAGTATAGGTTTCCTGATTATTGATTTCCCGATGGCTATTGCTTTGGGGCTTTTCATCGGAGCTCTCAACATGGTTCCTTACCTGCAAATCATCGGTTTTCTCCCCACCATTGTATTGGCTATCCTCAAAGCAGCCGATACCGGACAAAATTTCTGGATTATCATCGCATGTGCATTGGCTGTTTTCGCCATCGTACAAATTATACAGGATACTCTCCTCGTCCCCAAAATCATGGGAAAGATTACCGGACTGAATCCTGCCATCATCCTTTTATCTCTTTCTATTTGGGGTTCTTTAATGGGAATGTTGGGAATGATCATCGCGTTACCTCTAACCACTTTAATGCTTTCCTATTATCAACGCTTTATTATCAACAAAGAAAAGATAAAATATGATGAAGCCGAAATTACTGATAATCAAGAAACAAGCGGTATAGAGAAAAAATAA